The following coding sequences are from one Formosa haliotis window:
- a CDS encoding threonine aldolase family protein has product MIIDLRSDTVTKPTPEMLDAMVSAKVGDDVFKEDETINLLEEKIAKMFGKPQALFFPSGTMANQTAIKLHTNPGDQVICDKYAHIYNYEGGGASFNSGVSCKLIDGNQGMFTAKDVINAINPPEFYHSPLTTLVEVENTTNKGGGACWDFKELEAIKSVCNKHNLGYHLDGARLWNAIVAKNETTKQYGEIFDTISVCLSKGLGCPIGSVLVGDSKFMDRALRIRKILGGGMRQGGFLAAAGLYALDNNISRLIEDHKKAKELGELLQTLTVVKQVEPSETNIVIFELQPDADSNTFIEKLKAHNILIIDMGQGKLRMVTHLDYTNDMHSKVLETLKHLSF; this is encoded by the coding sequence AAAGAAGATGAAACCATAAACCTTTTAGAAGAAAAAATTGCCAAAATGTTTGGCAAACCACAAGCTTTATTTTTCCCTAGTGGCACCATGGCGAACCAAACAGCCATTAAATTACACACAAATCCTGGCGACCAAGTCATTTGCGATAAATATGCACATATTTACAATTACGAAGGTGGCGGTGCATCTTTTAACAGTGGCGTGTCCTGCAAATTAATAGATGGAAATCAAGGTATGTTTACAGCAAAAGACGTTATTAATGCTATAAATCCACCCGAGTTTTACCACAGTCCTTTAACTACTTTGGTTGAAGTTGAAAACACTACAAATAAGGGTGGTGGGGCCTGTTGGGATTTTAAAGAACTTGAAGCTATCAAATCGGTTTGCAACAAACATAACTTAGGCTATCATTTAGACGGTGCACGCTTATGGAATGCTATAGTTGCCAAAAACGAAACGACTAAACAATACGGCGAAATTTTCGACACCATTTCTGTTTGCCTTAGCAAAGGGTTGGGTTGCCCTATAGGTTCTGTTTTGGTAGGTGATTCTAAATTTATGGACCGCGCTTTACGCATTAGAAAAATTCTTGGAGGTGGTATGCGTCAAGGTGGTTTTTTAGCCGCTGCCGGACTTTATGCTCTAGACAATAACATATCTCGCTTAATTGAAGACCATAAAAAAGCAAAAGAATTAGGAGAATTATTACAAACCTTAACTGTTGTAAAACAGGTTGAACCTTCAGAAACTAATATTGTCATTTTTGAATTACAACCAGATGCAGACAGCAATACTTTTATTGAAAAACTTAAAGCCCACAACATATTAATTATCGACATGGGACAAGGTAAGCTACGGATGGTCACGCATTTAGATTATACCAACGATATGCACTCCAAAGTTTTAGAAACCTTAAAACATTTAAGTTTTTAA